A part of Kineosporia sp. NBRC 101731 genomic DNA contains:
- the rfbB gene encoding dTDP-glucose 4,6-dehydratase, translating to MEILVTGGAGFIGSHFVEGLLAGRYPAFAEARITVLDKLTYAGNRRNLSPHPRLNLAVGDILDRPVVDGLMAAADLVVHLAAETHVDRSIAGSVEFSRTNVVGTHVLLESAARAGIRFVHVSTDEVYGSIAHGSWDEKQPLLPNSPYSASKAGADLMARAYARTHGLDVVVTRCSNNYGPRQHPEKLIPRFVLNLLRGQTVPLYGDGLNVREWLHVEDHCRALALVAERGRGGQTYNIGGGFEISNRELTQMLLDAVGADADRVASVPDRPGHDARYSLDSSKITDELGFRPRIPFAQGLAATVAWYREHPDWFTADS from the coding sequence GTGGAGATTCTTGTGACCGGTGGGGCCGGATTCATCGGTTCCCATTTCGTCGAAGGTCTTCTGGCAGGCCGCTACCCGGCCTTCGCCGAGGCCCGGATCACCGTGCTCGACAAGCTGACCTACGCCGGGAACCGCCGGAACCTGAGCCCTCACCCGCGTCTGAACCTGGCGGTCGGGGACATTCTCGACCGTCCTGTGGTCGACGGCCTGATGGCGGCGGCCGACCTGGTGGTGCACCTCGCCGCCGAGACCCATGTGGACCGGTCGATCGCGGGCTCGGTGGAGTTCAGCCGTACCAACGTGGTCGGCACGCACGTGCTGCTGGAGTCCGCCGCCCGGGCCGGTATCCGGTTCGTGCACGTCTCCACGGACGAGGTCTACGGCTCGATCGCGCACGGCTCCTGGGACGAGAAGCAGCCCTTGCTCCCGAACTCACCGTACAGCGCGAGCAAGGCCGGGGCCGACCTGATGGCCCGCGCCTACGCGCGCACGCACGGCCTCGACGTGGTGGTGACCCGCTGCTCCAACAACTACGGCCCCCGCCAGCACCCGGAGAAGCTGATCCCCCGCTTCGTGCTGAATCTGCTGCGCGGCCAGACCGTTCCGCTGTACGGCGACGGGCTCAACGTGCGGGAGTGGCTGCACGTGGAAGACCACTGCCGCGCCCTCGCCCTGGTGGCCGAGCGGGGGCGGGGCGGTCAGACCTACAACATCGGCGGCGGGTTCGAGATCAGCAATCGTGAGCTGACCCAGATGCTTCTGGACGCCGTGGGCGCCGATGCCGATCGGGTCGCCTCGGTGCCCGACCGGCCGGGGCACGACGCCCGGTATTCCCTGGACTCCTCGAAGATCACGGACGAACTCGGCTTCCGGCCCCGGATCCCGTTCGCCCAGGGCCTGGCCGCGACGGTGGCCTGGTACCGCGAGCACCCGGACTGGTTCACAGCCGATTCCTGA